Genomic DNA from Blattabacterium cuenoti:
CATTTTAGATGGATTTACTATTTTATCAAATTCATCATTTGTTAAATATCCTAATCTAATAGATTCTTCTTTCAAAGTTGAATTATTAATATAAGCACATCTAGCTATTTTTGCTGATTTTTCATATCCTATATGAGTATTAAGAGCTGTAACTAACATTAAAGAATTATTTAACAATTCTTTAATTCTATGATGATTAGGTTTTATTCCATTTATACAATTAATGTTAAAAGAATGACAAGATTCTGATAATAATCTAGAAGACTCTAATAATTTAGATATTATTAAAGGTTTACATACATTTAATTCATAATTTCCTGATGATCCAGCTATAGATATAGAGACATCATTTCCTATGATATTCATACAAACCATAATTATTGATTCACATTGAGTAGGATTTATTTTTCCAGGCATAATAGAAGATCCTGGTTCATTTTCAGGAATAAAAATTTCTCCAATTCCAGATCTTGGTCCAGATGATAAAAAACGAATATCATTCGATATTTTTATTAAAGAAATAGCCAATTGTTTAATAGATGAATGAGTTTCTACAATAGAATCATGGTTAGCTATTGATTCAAATTTATTTTCTGATATTTTAAAAGGAATATTTGTAATTTTTTTTATATAATTAATAACTTTTATATCATATCCTTTAGGAGCATTTAGTCCAGTTCCAACAGCTGTTCCTCCTATTGGTAATTCAGAAAGATGATTTAAAGTATTTTTTAAAGAATATAATCCTTTTTTAATTTGTGATGCATATCCTGAAAATTCTTGACCTAAAGTTATTGGAACTGCATCCATAAGATGAGTTCTTCCTATTTTTACAATATTTTTAAATAAATAAGATTTTTGTTCTAAACAACTTTTTAAGTTTTCAATAGATGGAATAGTAAAATTTTTTAGCATAGTATAAGCTGCTATATGCATAGAAGTAGAAAAAACATCATTAGATGATTGTGACATGTTAACATCATCATTAGGGTGAATAAAACGATTAATTTCTGATTCTAATTTATTTCCCATAATTACATGAGATCTATTAGAAATAACTTCGTTTATATTCATATTAGTATGTGTTCCAGATCCAGTTTGCCATATAACTAATGGAAATTGATCATCCAATTTTCTATCTATAATTTCATCACAAACTTTTACTATTAAGTTTTTTTTATATTCAGATAATATTCCCAATTCAAAATTTGATATAGCAGCTGCTTTTTTTATAATACTAATAGCATAAATGATTTCTATTGGCATGGATCCATTTTGTCCTATTTTAAAATTTATTTTTGATCTTTCTGTTTGTGCACCCCAATATTTATTTATTGGAATTTTAACTTTACCTAAAATATCTTTTTCTATTCTATATGATTTTCTTTTTTTATTCATAATTATTGATTTGTTAAATAATGTTAAATATGATATATTTATATTGTTATTATACTATACATATATATCTATGATAATTAAATTTGTAGGATTTTTTGTATTTTTATTAATATTAATATCTGGATTCTGGTCTATTTTATTTTTATCTTTATTTAGTATATATTGGATTATAAGTTATATTATAAATATTTTTATTAAAAAATATTTATAAGGTTGAATATTTTTTATGATTTAATATGAATTAAAAGAACATTTAAATCGGAAGGAGATATTCCACTAATTCTTGATGCATGAGCTAATGATATTGGATTATAATATTTAAGTTTTTCTTTAGCTTCTAAAGAAAGAGATTTAATATTAAAATAGTTAAAATTATTTGGAATTTTGATATTTTCTAATTTTAATAATTTTTTTGCATTGTTTTTTTCTATATCAATATATCCCTTATATTTGATTTGTATTGAAACTTGTTCTAATATTTTTTTATTTAATTTATTTTTTTCTATCCATTTTTTTATAAAATTAATATTTTTAATA
This window encodes:
- the fumC gene encoding class II fumarate hydratase, translating into MNKKRKSYRIEKDILGKVKIPINKYWGAQTERSKINFKIGQNGSMPIEIIYAISIIKKAAAISNFELGILSEYKKNLIVKVCDEIIDRKLDDQFPLVIWQTGSGTHTNMNINEVISNRSHVIMGNKLESEINRFIHPNDDVNMSQSSNDVFSTSMHIAAYTMLKNFTIPSIENLKSCLEQKSYLFKNIVKIGRTHLMDAVPITLGQEFSGYASQIKKGLYSLKNTLNHLSELPIGGTAVGTGLNAPKGYDIKVINYIKKITNIPFKISENKFESIANHDSIVETHSSIKQLAISLIKISNDIRFLSSGPRSGIGEIFIPENEPGSSIMPGKINPTQCESIIMVCMNIIGNDVSISIAGSSGNYELNVCKPLIISKLLESSRLLSESCHSFNINCINGIKPNHHRIKELLNNSLMLVTALNTHIGYEKSAKIARCAYINNSTLKEESIRLGYLTNDEFDKIVNPSKMV